One Equus asinus isolate D_3611 breed Donkey chromosome 26, EquAss-T2T_v2, whole genome shotgun sequence genomic window carries:
- the CNFN gene encoding cornifelin isoform X2, translating to MSYPVTSQPQCASSSYQTQLSDWHTGLTDCCNDMPICLCGTFAPLCLACRISDDFGECCCAPYLPGGLHSIRTGMRERYHIQGSVGHDWAALTFCLPCALCQMARELKIRE from the exons ATGTCCTACCCAGTGACCAGCCAGCCCCAATGTGCCAGCAGCAGCTACCAGACCCAGCTCAGTGACTGGCACACCGGTCTCACAGACTGCTGCAACGACATGCCCATCT GTCTTTGCGGCACCTTCGCCCCTCTGTGCCTCGCCTGCCGCATCTCCGACGACTTCGGCGAGTGCTGCTGCGCGCCCTACCTGCCCGGAGGCTTGCACTCCATCCGCACCGGCATGCGCGAGCGCTACCACATCCAG GGCTCTGTCGGGCACGACTGGGCGGCCCTCACCTTTTGCTTGCCCTGCGCCCTCTGTCAGATGGCGCGGGAACTGAAGATTCGAGAGTAA
- the CNFN gene encoding cornifelin isoform X1 has translation MQFEMRDNVKGKAMSYPVTSQPQCASSSYQTQLSDWHTGLTDCCNDMPICLCGTFAPLCLACRISDDFGECCCAPYLPGGLHSIRTGMRERYHIQGSVGHDWAALTFCLPCALCQMARELKIRE, from the exons ATGCAGTTTGAGATGCGAGACAACGTGAAAGGCAAAG CCATGTCCTACCCAGTGACCAGCCAGCCCCAATGTGCCAGCAGCAGCTACCAGACCCAGCTCAGTGACTGGCACACCGGTCTCACAGACTGCTGCAACGACATGCCCATCT GTCTTTGCGGCACCTTCGCCCCTCTGTGCCTCGCCTGCCGCATCTCCGACGACTTCGGCGAGTGCTGCTGCGCGCCCTACCTGCCCGGAGGCTTGCACTCCATCCGCACCGGCATGCGCGAGCGCTACCACATCCAG GGCTCTGTCGGGCACGACTGGGCGGCCCTCACCTTTTGCTTGCCCTGCGCCCTCTGTCAGATGGCGCGGGAACTGAAGATTCGAGAGTAA